In Nicotiana tabacum cultivar K326 chromosome 17, ASM71507v2, whole genome shotgun sequence, one DNA window encodes the following:
- the LOC107766668 gene encoding LOW QUALITY PROTEIN: protein DETOXIFICATION 48 (The sequence of the model RefSeq protein was modified relative to this genomic sequence to represent the inferred CDS: inserted 1 base in 1 codon), translating to MALTTSTPLLMDPSIPRLKATHAGDEQEQKHRPTISEVVEEIKLLYSIALPIIAAGLLIYGKSMISMLFMGRLGKEALAGGSLSIGIANITGYSVLSGLAMGMEAISSQACGAKQWPLMGQALQRTILILLFSSIPISLLWLKIEPLLLLCGQDPTISSIASTYLSFCLPDLFFQSLINPLKIYLRTQNVTFPLTFSAAFSLALHAPINYFLIYHLGLGIKGVAMAVAIADFNLLXLFLYVSLSDVHRKSWQGWSAECFDGWRPILSLAIPSCISVCLEWWWYELMILLSGVLFNAAEAVSTMGILLQATSLAYIFPSALSLAVSTRVGNELGANRPSKAKTSCHVAVLCAIFTSFVAMLFMTTLRNAWGKVFTDDEAILSLTAAAMPVVGLCELGNCPQTTGCGALRGSARPALAVHINLGSFYGVGLPLAIVLGFVMKMGLLGLCMGLLAAQAICAFLMIFVLSRTDWLMQAERARELIGMDEEDKTEDETIAIKTVC from the exons ATGGCTCTAACAACTTCAACGCCTCTGCTGATGGATCCAAGTATTCCGAGATTGAAAGCAACTCATGCAGGTGATGAACAAGAACAGAAGCATCGACCAACCATTTCAGAG GTTGTGGAGGAGATCAAACTGCTGTATTCCATAGCCTTACCCATCATCGCTGCTGGATTGCTAATATATGGGAAATCAATGATATCAATGCTGTTCATGGGTAGATTAGGTAAAGAAGCACTTGCTGGCGGGTCTTTGTCTATTGGCATAGCTAATATCACAGGCTATTCTGTTCTTTCTGGTCTTGCTATGGGTATGGAAGCCATATCTTCTCAAGCTTGTGGTGCTAAGCAATGGCCTCTTATGGGTCAAGCTCTCCAACGTACAATCTTGATTCTGTTATTTTCATCCATCCCCATATCTCTCTTGTGGCTAAAGATCGAACCTTTACTACTTTTGTGTGGCCAAGATCCAACCATTTCATCCATTGCTTCTACTTATCTATCATTCTGTCTCCCTGATCTTTTCTTTCAGTCCCTTATCAATCCTCTCAAAATCTATTTGCGAACTCAAAATGTTACTTTCCCTCTTACGTTTAGCGCTGCTTTTTCCCTTGCCCTGCATGCACCTATCAACTATTTCCTCATCTACCACCTAGGCCTTGGCATTAAAGGCGTTGCTATGGCTGTAGCCATAGCTGATTTCAACTTAT TTCTTTTTCTTTATGTTAGTCTTTCTGATGTTCATAGAAAATCTTGGCAAGGTTGGTCCGCTGAATGCTTTGATGGGTGGAGGCCAATTTTGAGTCTTGCAATCCCAAGTTGCATTTCTGTATGCTTAGAGTGGTGGTGGTATGAATTGATGATATTATTATCAGGGGTGCTTTTTAATGCTGCTGAAGCTGTGTCCACAATGGGAATTCTCTTGCAGGCAACTTCACTTGCTTATATATTTCCCTCAGCTTTAAGTTTAGCTGTTTCCACAAGGGTAGGAAATGAGTTAGGAGCCAATCGACCTAGTAAAGCAAAGACTTCATGTCATGTGGCAGTTTTATGTGCCATATTTACTAGCTTCGTTGCAATGCTATTTATGACAACGTTACGAAATGCTTGGGGCAAGGTTTTTACGGACGATGAGGCAATTTTGTCGCTAACGGCGGCGGCAATGCCGGTGGTGGGGTTGTGTGAATTGGGCAACTGCCCACAGACCACCGGTTGTGGTGCTTTGAGGGGCAGTGCAAGGCCAGCTCTGGCTGTTCATATAAACTTGGGCTCTTTCTATGGGGTTGGGTTGCCTCTGGCAATTGTATTGGGCTTTGTAATGAAAATGGGCTTGTTGGGCCTTTGCATGGGTTTGTTGGCAGCTCAAGCTATTTGtgcatttcttatgatttttgtATTGAGTAGAACGGATTGGTTGATGCAAGCTGAGAGAGCCAGAGAGTTGATTGGTATGGATGAGGAGGATAAAACAGAGGATGAAACAATAGCAATTAAAACGGTATGCTAG